From one Shewanella sp. GD04112 genomic stretch:
- the smrA gene encoding DNA endonuclease SmrA encodes MLDDESALFFEEMAGVVPLKGDVKAVNLQPKALTEEQLQRRDALQREAYLACMPLDLSLIPIIAPDDIASFKREGVQGAVFKRLRLGQYSIKMELDVHAYRLSQARDALLNYLLAAQAHGERCVMLIHGKGHNSKPVAGLLKSAVCHWLSQLDMVLAYHSAKTEQGGTGALYVMLTKSEQLKIENKEANRKGMGWR; translated from the coding sequence ATGCTAGATGATGAATCAGCACTGTTTTTTGAAGAAATGGCGGGGGTTGTGCCACTTAAGGGTGATGTGAAAGCGGTGAATTTGCAGCCTAAGGCACTAACGGAGGAGCAACTTCAGCGCCGTGATGCGTTGCAACGCGAGGCTTATTTAGCCTGTATGCCCTTGGATTTGAGTTTGATCCCGATAATAGCGCCCGATGATATTGCCAGTTTTAAGCGCGAAGGGGTGCAAGGGGCAGTGTTTAAGCGCTTAAGGCTAGGGCAGTACAGCATTAAGATGGAATTAGATGTACATGCCTACCGTTTAAGTCAGGCCCGTGATGCGTTGCTCAATTATCTGTTAGCGGCGCAGGCCCATGGGGAACGCTGCGTCATGCTTATCCATGGTAAGGGTCATAACAGTAAACCCGTGGCTGGTCTGTTGAAATCTGCCGTCTGCCATTGGTTGTCTCAACTTGATATGGTGCTGGCCTATCATTCGGCGAAAACCGAGCAGGGCGGCACGGGCGCCTTGTATGTGATGCTCACTAAATCCGAACAGCTTAAGATTGAGAACAAAGAGGCAAATCGTAAGGGAATGGGTTGGCGTTAA
- a CDS encoding YchJ family protein: MTHDKTCPCGSQKIYQDCCQILHLGLDSGAQLATSSEQLMRSRYCAFVLKNFDYIIKTHHAAYLDGLTLEQLQQGPHPQWLGLDVLSANDTTQPDGSKFGTVTFKAWYKMSGEIDAIYERSEFIFEQGRWFYTKGHQMHAKLPGRNDPCVCHSGKKFKQCCMKG, from the coding sequence ATGACACACGACAAAACCTGCCCTTGCGGCAGCCAAAAAATCTATCAAGATTGCTGTCAAATACTGCATCTAGGGCTCGATTCAGGAGCACAACTGGCGACGAGTTCTGAGCAATTAATGCGCTCTCGCTACTGCGCTTTTGTGTTGAAAAATTTTGATTACATTATCAAAACACACCATGCAGCTTACCTCGATGGCTTAACCCTTGAGCAGCTCCAACAAGGCCCTCATCCCCAATGGTTAGGGCTCGATGTATTATCCGCCAATGACACTACCCAGCCCGATGGCAGCAAGTTCGGTACTGTGACCTTTAAGGCCTGGTATAAAATGAGTGGCGAGATTGATGCCATTTACGAGCGCTCTGAGTTTATCTTCGAGCAAGGTCGTTGGTTTTACACTAAAGGCCATCAAATGCATGCCAAATTACCGGGGCGCAATGATCCTTGCGTCTGCCACAGCGGTAAGAAGTTTAAGCAGTGCTGCATGAAGGGTTAA
- a CDS encoding EAL domain-containing protein, whose protein sequence is MKRRQHQHLLESLVHSTAKQQGDFTKTAELATELLCQNLAVSLVSVWIFSADQSSQSLVAQFGAMALQDTHRPSQLQTLPRYLDELKNHRHIDASNTLIDPRLTELVDNYFIPRQILSSLEIGIRINGHLEGVLCLERAQLTHHWHDSEIHLACQMADQLALTLATKHTYDKEERLSLFRCATEQSRQMSMLINLHTEKVEYVNQAHEEITGLAREKSIGTNLRELSFFKQHSELAEQTLAKIFRGEQAKGEVQFNRADGSRYWLKYVVSQFITDRGNHYALVSGEESTDEHNYKAELERLAWRCSLTGLNNRSHFNRVLERTTNGLLLLVDLVAFKRFNDTYGHENGDSLLIEIGRRLKHFSEINKATEIARVGSDEFAVLLTDDNAVYDLDYFSTRLYQHLAMPILIGREQIEPKPALAVVDIASVANLFAPLTCADIAVQYAKKKKGTAIQVFNSTLLSAFKEDAQIERDLHSAIRGRQFELYYQPLRDLEQKTYIGAEALIRWHHPKKGVLYPGAFIDIAEQSGMINAIGSWVLEAACRQLNIWQHHNADLSMHVNVSARQFFSGNLYEQVWQLLTRYRLKPKTLILEITETELMGDIRHATLLCQELAELGVGLAIDDFGTGYSSMRYLKQFPISKLKIDRSFISDLTISRESQEIVSAIIAMASALNISLTAEGVETAEQEAFLAKSFCHQAQGYLYSPALREPEFAQFLLAAKEPNLVTH, encoded by the coding sequence GTGAAGCGACGTCAGCATCAGCATTTATTAGAGTCTTTAGTGCATTCCACGGCTAAACAGCAGGGTGATTTTACTAAGACCGCAGAGTTAGCCACTGAGCTACTTTGCCAAAATTTAGCCGTTTCTCTGGTGTCGGTATGGATTTTTTCCGCCGATCAATCGAGCCAATCCCTGGTAGCGCAATTTGGCGCTATGGCCCTACAAGACACTCATCGTCCTTCGCAGTTGCAGACGCTGCCACGCTATTTAGATGAACTCAAAAATCATCGCCATATCGATGCGAGTAATACGCTTATCGATCCGCGCTTGACTGAGTTAGTCGATAACTATTTTATCCCTCGGCAAATTTTATCTAGTCTCGAGATTGGCATTCGCATTAATGGCCATCTCGAAGGCGTGCTTTGCCTTGAGCGAGCGCAACTGACTCACCATTGGCACGACAGCGAAATTCACCTTGCCTGCCAAATGGCCGATCAACTGGCCCTCACGCTGGCCACCAAACATACCTATGATAAAGAAGAGCGCTTAAGCCTGTTTCGCTGTGCCACCGAGCAGTCTCGTCAAATGAGCATGCTGATTAACCTGCACACCGAAAAAGTGGAATACGTGAATCAAGCCCACGAGGAGATCACTGGCTTAGCGCGTGAAAAAAGCATAGGCACTAATTTACGCGAGTTAAGTTTCTTTAAGCAGCACAGTGAATTAGCCGAGCAGACCTTGGCTAAAATTTTCAGAGGCGAGCAGGCTAAAGGCGAAGTGCAATTTAATCGAGCCGATGGCAGTCGCTACTGGCTCAAGTATGTGGTCAGCCAATTTATCACCGATCGCGGCAATCATTACGCCTTAGTCTCCGGCGAAGAAAGCACAGATGAGCACAACTATAAGGCGGAGCTTGAGCGTTTAGCCTGGCGTTGTAGCCTCACTGGGCTGAATAATCGTAGTCACTTCAATCGCGTATTGGAGCGCACCACCAATGGATTATTGCTGTTGGTCGATTTAGTCGCCTTTAAGCGTTTCAACGATACCTATGGTCACGAAAATGGCGACAGCTTGCTGATTGAAATTGGCCGGCGCTTAAAACATTTTTCTGAAATTAATAAGGCAACCGAAATTGCCCGCGTCGGTAGCGACGAGTTTGCCGTGTTGCTCACCGATGATAACGCGGTTTACGATCTGGATTATTTCAGTACCCGTCTATATCAGCATTTAGCCATGCCGATTTTAATCGGTCGTGAGCAAATCGAACCTAAACCTGCACTAGCGGTTGTCGATATCGCCTCGGTGGCCAATCTGTTCGCGCCGCTGACCTGCGCCGATATTGCGGTGCAATACGCGAAGAAGAAAAAGGGTACAGCTATTCAAGTGTTTAACAGCACCTTGCTCAGCGCCTTTAAGGAAGATGCGCAAATCGAGCGTGATTTGCATAGCGCCATTCGCGGCCGTCAATTCGAACTCTATTATCAGCCCTTACGGGATCTGGAGCAGAAAACCTATATCGGTGCCGAAGCCTTGATCCGTTGGCATCACCCGAAAAAAGGTGTGCTGTATCCCGGCGCCTTTATCGATATTGCCGAGCAATCTGGGATGATCAACGCCATTGGCAGCTGGGTGCTTGAGGCCGCGTGCCGACAATTGAATATATGGCAACACCATAATGCCGATTTAAGCATGCATGTTAACGTGTCGGCGCGGCAGTTTTTTAGCGGAAACCTGTATGAGCAAGTCTGGCAACTGCTGACGCGCTATCGTTTAAAGCCTAAAACCCTGATCCTTGAGATCACCGAGACGGAATTAATGGGTGACATTCGCCATGCCACGCTCTTATGTCAGGAATTGGCAGAGCTGGGTGTGGGGCTGGCCATCGATGACTTTGGTACGGGCTACAGCTCGATGCGCTATCTTAAACAATTCCCGATCAGTAAGTTAAAAATCGACCGCTCCTTTATCTCCGATCTCACCATTAGCCGCGAAAGCCAAGAAATCGTCTCGGCCATTATTGCGATGGCAAGCGCGCTTAATATTTCCTTGACCGCCGAAGGGGTTGAAACCGCCGAGCAGGAGGCGTTTTTAGCCAAGAGTTTTTGCCATCAGGCGCAGGGGTATTTATACAGTCCTGCGTTGCGAGAGCCCGAATTTGCGCAATTCTTATTGGCGGCAAAAGAACCTAATCTTGTCACGCATTAA
- a CDS encoding DUF406 family protein, producing the protein MKGIIAGQAATVNDTCTDCGSFVDIGAVIDEQDTVLELSFACAEAEVEATKMLERAQARFSQTQGNIVQDEAGVTLKLVFDVSVEKMIFQLENGL; encoded by the coding sequence ATGAAAGGTATCATTGCAGGACAAGCGGCTACCGTGAACGACACTTGCACCGATTGCGGCAGTTTTGTGGATATTGGCGCTGTGATTGATGAGCAGGATACAGTGCTGGAGTTATCCTTCGCGTGTGCAGAGGCTGAGGTCGAAGCGACTAAGATGTTGGAGCGGGCTCAAGCGCGTTTTAGCCAAACCCAAGGGAATATTGTGCAGGATGAAGCGGGTGTTACCCTCAAGCTGGTCTTCGATGTGAGTGTCGAGAAAATGATTTTCCAATTAGAGAATGGCCTATGA
- a CDS encoding VC2046/SO_2500 family protein produces the protein MQIDVPLINEAQIGSRLNAAIEHNRRGEFALLLSLLSADARDMAQFQWQKELDNAEKLQRQFELPPKQALVADLSTDNKVTDNSAVFAEQGARAFQLQQALRPEALVIRGGEPIAMAEALSNCDLTTRLRQRGQLPSPKMDVMHFADQLAIQRNLVPLLASA, from the coding sequence ATGCAGATCGATGTTCCTTTAATCAACGAAGCCCAAATTGGCTCCCGCTTAAATGCGGCAATCGAACACAACAGGCGAGGAGAGTTCGCCCTGTTGCTGTCGCTATTGTCTGCAGACGCGAGAGACATGGCGCAGTTTCAATGGCAAAAAGAACTCGATAATGCAGAAAAATTACAACGTCAGTTCGAGTTACCCCCCAAGCAAGCGCTTGTGGCGGATTTATCGACGGATAACAAGGTTACCGACAATAGTGCTGTTTTTGCTGAGCAAGGGGCGAGGGCGTTTCAACTGCAACAGGCATTGCGCCCAGAGGCATTAGTGATCCGCGGTGGTGAGCCTATCGCAATGGCCGAAGCCTTAAGCAATTGCGATCTCACCACACGTCTGCGCCAACGTGGCCAGTTACCCTCCCCGAAAATGGACGTCATGCATTTTGCCGATCAACTGGCGATTCAACGTAACTTAGTGCCGTTATTGGCCAGCGCCTAG
- the queE gene encoding 7-carboxy-7-deazaguanine synthase QueE, translating to MNYPVNEVFETIQGEGVFTGVPAIFVRLQGCPVGCAWCDTKQTWDLLEENKVSPEQVITVDGSVGRWANHTAQSLIEAFNAKGYTARHVVITGGEPCMYDLNELTHTLHAAGFATQIETSGTFEVKCDADTWVTVSPKINMKGGYQVLAQALIRANEIKHPIATENHIDELDELLKGIDVSAKTICLQPISQKPRATELAMKVCIARNWRLSIQTHKYLNID from the coding sequence ATGAATTACCCAGTCAACGAAGTCTTTGAAACCATTCAAGGTGAAGGTGTCTTTACCGGAGTGCCCGCCATTTTTGTACGTTTACAGGGTTGCCCTGTGGGATGTGCTTGGTGTGATACGAAACAGACTTGGGATCTGCTTGAGGAAAATAAGGTGTCACCCGAACAAGTGATCACCGTCGATGGCTCCGTGGGGCGCTGGGCGAATCATACGGCGCAGAGTCTTATTGAGGCGTTTAACGCTAAGGGATACACGGCGCGCCATGTGGTGATCACAGGTGGTGAGCCTTGTATGTACGATCTGAATGAATTAACTCACACGCTTCATGCAGCCGGTTTTGCCACTCAAATCGAGACCAGTGGCACCTTTGAGGTGAAGTGCGATGCTGATACCTGGGTAACTGTTTCGCCCAAGATCAATATGAAGGGTGGTTATCAGGTGTTAGCGCAGGCCTTGATCCGCGCCAACGAGATTAAGCACCCGATAGCGACCGAAAATCATATCGACGAACTCGATGAGTTACTCAAAGGGATTGATGTGTCAGCGAAAACGATTTGTCTGCAACCGATCAGCCAAAAACCAAGGGCGACGGAATTAGCCATGAAGGTGTGTATTGCCCGCAACTGGCGTTTATCGATTCAGACCCATAAGTACTTGAATATCGATTAA
- the queC gene encoding 7-cyano-7-deazaguanine synthase QueC has product MSAASVSKVVVVFSGGQDSTTCLIQALTQFDEVHGITFDYGQRHREEIEVAKFLAKRLKITSHKVMDVSLLNELAISALTRDAIPVSHELMENGLPNTFVPGRNILFLTLAGIYAYQLGAEAIITGVCETDFSGYPDCRHDFVRAMESALMQGMDKKLEIITPLMWLNKAQTWALADKYQQLDLVRHHTLTCYNGIVGDGCGDCPACHLRKRGLEDYLQNKAEVMASLDKATETGKPQA; this is encoded by the coding sequence ATGTCAGCAGCATCAGTTTCAAAGGTGGTAGTGGTTTTCAGTGGCGGACAAGACTCAACGACTTGTCTTATTCAAGCCTTAACTCAGTTTGATGAAGTCCACGGGATCACCTTCGATTATGGTCAGCGTCACCGTGAAGAAATTGAAGTTGCTAAATTCCTCGCCAAGCGCTTAAAGATCACTAGCCATAAAGTGATGGATGTAAGCTTACTCAATGAGTTAGCGATTTCTGCCCTCACCCGAGATGCGATCCCCGTATCCCACGAATTAATGGAAAATGGCTTACCCAACACCTTTGTGCCCGGCCGCAATATCCTGTTTTTGACTTTGGCGGGGATCTACGCCTATCAATTAGGGGCCGAGGCGATTATTACCGGTGTCTGCGAAACCGATTTTTCCGGTTATCCCGACTGTCGCCACGACTTTGTGCGCGCGATGGAATCGGCACTGATGCAAGGCATGGATAAAAAGCTTGAGATCATCACGCCATTAATGTGGCTCAACAAAGCCCAAACCTGGGCGCTGGCCGATAAATATCAGCAGCTCGATTTGGTTCGCCACCATACCCTGACCTGTTATAACGGCATTGTCGGCGATGGTTGCGGTGATTGCCCAGCCTGCCATCTTCGCAAACGGGGCTTAGAGGATTACCTGCAAAATAAAGCAGAGGTGATGGCCTCGCTGGACAAGGCAACTGAAACGGGTAAACCGCAGGCGTGA
- the rrtA gene encoding rhombosortase has product MRLVTLKKLGPYWLALIVSLLCALLYVAGLFTPSIDNLLAYRRSAISDGQWWRLLTGNLLHTNHWHLLMNLAGLWVVLFLHHFHYRLNGLTALFVLLCLFEGIGLYLGYPQLLGYVGLSGMLHGLFTFGAVQDIRRKMRSGYLLLLGVIVKVGHEQFYGASDDVTAMIGARVATEAHLVGLICGLVCALMVFVYQRSRLAKETSR; this is encoded by the coding sequence GTGAGACTGGTAACGTTAAAAAAACTCGGCCCCTATTGGCTGGCGCTTATCGTCAGTCTGCTCTGTGCGCTCTTGTATGTTGCGGGACTTTTTACCCCGAGCATAGATAACCTGCTCGCCTATCGCCGCAGCGCCATCAGTGACGGCCAGTGGTGGCGTCTACTCACAGGCAATCTGCTGCATACCAATCATTGGCACCTGCTGATGAATCTCGCGGGATTATGGGTAGTGTTGTTTTTGCACCACTTTCATTACCGACTTAACGGATTAACCGCGCTGTTTGTCCTGCTTTGTCTGTTTGAAGGCATTGGCCTATATCTGGGTTATCCGCAACTCTTAGGCTATGTGGGGCTGAGTGGCATGTTACACGGGCTATTCACCTTTGGTGCAGTGCAGGATATTCGCCGCAAAATGCGCTCGGGTTATCTGCTGTTGCTCGGCGTGATAGTTAAAGTCGGCCATGAACAATTTTATGGTGCCAGTGATGATGTGACCGCAATGATTGGTGCACGCGTGGCCACTGAGGCGCATTTAGTCGGCCTGATCTGCGGCTTAGTCTGCGCGCTTATGGTGTTTGTGTACCAACGAAGCAGATTAGCCAAGGAAACGTCGCGCTAA
- the uvrB gene encoding excinuclease ABC subunit UvrB: MSESVFQLESQFAPAGDQPTAIAKLVDGLESGLACQTLLGVTGSGKTFTIANVIAQLGRPTIIMAPNKTLAAQLYGEMKEFFPNNAVEYFVSYYDYYQPEAYVPASNTFIEKDASVNAHIEQMRLSATKALLERKDVVLIASVSAIYGLGDPDSYMKMLLHLRQGDTMGQRDILKRLSELQYTRNDLELQRGTFRARGEVIDIFPADSDRYGIRVELFDDEIERLSEFDPLTGQIVKRIARTTVYPKTHYVTPREKILEATESIKEELRERKQYLLDNNKLIEAQRIHERVQYDIEMMVELGYCSGIENYSRYLSGRAPGEGPPTLLDYLPADGLLIIDESHVTVPQIGAMYKGDRSRKTTLVEYGFRLPSALDNRPLKFEEFEQLMPQTIYVSATPNPYELDKSGGEIVEQVVRPTGLLDPELEVRPVSIQVDDLLSEVAKRVAVNERVLVTTLTKRMSEDLTEYLDEHGVKVRYLHSDIDTVERVEIIRDLRLGKFDVLVGINLLREGLDMPEVSLVCILDADKEGFLRSERSLIQTIGRAARNVNGKVILYADRITQSMAKAMGETERRREKQHAYNLEHGIVPKGVVKRITDVMDVDDGRDTEKGYRQASLGKVAEPKAKRYQADAAQLSHDIDKLEKQMHEHARNLEFEQAAALRDEVKRLRELLITA; encoded by the coding sequence GTGTCAGAATCTGTTTTTCAGCTTGAATCCCAATTCGCCCCCGCAGGGGATCAGCCCACGGCCATCGCCAAGTTGGTCGATGGCCTCGAATCTGGCCTAGCTTGTCAAACCCTTTTGGGGGTGACGGGCTCGGGTAAGACGTTCACCATCGCCAATGTGATAGCCCAGCTTGGGCGCCCGACGATTATTATGGCGCCAAACAAGACACTGGCGGCGCAGCTTTATGGCGAGATGAAAGAGTTTTTCCCCAATAATGCGGTGGAGTACTTCGTCTCTTATTACGACTATTACCAGCCAGAAGCCTACGTACCCGCATCGAACACCTTTATTGAAAAGGATGCGTCGGTGAACGCCCATATCGAGCAAATGCGTCTCTCGGCCACGAAAGCGCTGCTGGAGCGTAAGGATGTGGTCTTGATTGCCTCTGTATCGGCAATTTACGGTCTTGGCGATCCCGATTCCTACATGAAGATGCTCTTACACCTACGCCAGGGCGATACCATGGGACAGCGGGATATTCTTAAGCGCTTGAGTGAACTGCAATATACTCGCAACGATCTCGAGTTGCAGCGCGGTACCTTCCGCGCCCGTGGAGAAGTCATCGATATTTTCCCCGCCGACTCGGATCGCTACGGTATTCGGGTAGAGCTGTTTGACGATGAAATTGAACGTTTAAGCGAGTTTGACCCGTTAACGGGGCAGATAGTTAAGCGCATTGCGCGCACCACTGTGTATCCGAAAACCCACTATGTGACGCCGCGGGAAAAAATCCTCGAAGCGACCGAGTCAATTAAAGAAGAGCTACGTGAGCGCAAGCAGTATTTACTCGACAACAATAAGTTGATTGAAGCGCAGCGGATCCACGAGCGGGTGCAATACGATATCGAGATGATGGTCGAACTGGGTTATTGCTCCGGTATTGAAAACTACTCACGCTACTTGTCGGGTCGTGCACCGGGTGAGGGACCGCCAACCTTGCTCGATTATTTACCCGCCGATGGTTTGTTGATTATCGACGAGTCCCACGTCACTGTGCCGCAAATTGGCGCCATGTATAAGGGGGACCGCTCCCGTAAAACCACGCTTGTGGAATATGGCTTCCGTTTGCCTTCGGCGCTCGATAACCGGCCGCTGAAGTTTGAAGAGTTTGAGCAACTGATGCCGCAGACCATTTATGTGTCGGCAACACCAAACCCTTACGAGCTGGATAAGAGTGGCGGTGAGATTGTTGAGCAAGTGGTTCGGCCAACGGGTTTGCTCGATCCCGAGTTGGAAGTGCGCCCGGTCAGCATTCAAGTGGACGATTTACTCTCCGAGGTGGCCAAGCGCGTTGCCGTTAATGAGCGGGTACTTGTCACCACCTTAACTAAACGTATGTCCGAGGATTTAACCGAATACCTCGATGAACACGGTGTCAAAGTGCGTTATTTGCACTCGGACATCGATACCGTGGAGCGGGTGGAGATCATTCGCGATCTGCGCCTCGGTAAGTTTGATGTGCTGGTCGGCATCAACTTGCTGCGTGAAGGTTTAGACATGCCCGAAGTTTCCTTAGTCTGTATTCTTGATGCCGATAAGGAAGGCTTTTTACGTTCGGAGCGCTCGCTTATTCAGACCATAGGTCGCGCCGCACGTAACGTCAATGGCAAGGTTATCCTCTATGCGGATAGGATCACCCAATCGATGGCCAAGGCGATGGGTGAAACCGAGCGTCGTCGTGAGAAGCAGCATGCCTACAACCTTGAGCATGGCATAGTGCCAAAAGGCGTGGTCAAGCGTATTACCGATGTGATGGATGTGGATGATGGCAGAGACACTGAAAAGGGTTATCGCCAAGCGTCACTGGGTAAAGTGGCTGAACCTAAAGCCAAACGTTATCAAGCCGATGCGGCGCAGCTGAGCCATGATATCGACAAGCTCGAGAAGCAAATGCATGAACATGCGCGTAACTTGGAGTTTGAACAGGCAGCGGCCCTGCGTGATGAGGTGAAACGTTTACGGGAGTTGCTGATCACCGCCTAA
- a CDS encoding GGDEF domain-containing protein translates to MAMSKSYPIFLLLIFLGLFGWIYHNENNQLQVQQQQELNNFKQYMGNFTQWQGNGAELYQSIASHYPLQFFQYVDDTDGQLNFTQGDLNSQSPHPLAGLFALDLSHTQKLAAGRLQVKLSADQAIENAITSTQQLGLVLVLTYILLMVVFILLINKLKSAIRYAAEYISHIPDMNFSAIESSKLNGEMAPVKLALEDCRTQLKSKLDLLTQENQKLHKAAYQDPVTGFGSRPPFTTKLESISNRSIPQLGLLAMVKATELSHVNQLQGRSAGDDYLASVANCIRKACSKYPDSECYRVSSADFAIFLPDLVLKDGPKFLEQLKVFLDEYQQMTRAESVAHIGLVPYQQGTDPVNLLSLADTAVSIAQTLGPNSFHIQEKLNGDEQFGDDRWKVAINDLITRQALKFFQQPIQPCRNDVEVYRELLARFYNNEGKFLPTTTVIAMAERHGMSTELDKLVVISTLRMLKENPTISGNFGVNISAFSAHQELFVGWLRDVLSKHKYIASRLVFEINESGMQANLGASYKFVREVHSVGSRVSIERFGMSFTSFKFFSEVRPDYIKLDGSYTSSIDEDSNNKFFVRMMVDVARRIGIRVIATSVERQEEKLTLEKLLVDGLQGYYIAQPQAITLTDQI, encoded by the coding sequence ATGGCGATGTCTAAATCATATCCCATCTTTTTATTGCTGATTTTTTTAGGGCTGTTTGGTTGGATTTATCACAACGAAAATAATCAGCTCCAGGTGCAGCAACAGCAAGAGCTTAATAACTTTAAACAGTACATGGGTAACTTTACCCAATGGCAAGGCAATGGCGCCGAGCTTTACCAAAGTATTGCCAGTCATTATCCGCTGCAATTTTTCCAATATGTCGATGATACCGACGGACAACTTAATTTTACTCAGGGCGATCTCAACTCCCAAAGCCCTCACCCGCTAGCCGGATTGTTTGCCTTAGATTTATCCCATACGCAAAAACTGGCTGCGGGGCGTTTACAAGTTAAGTTAAGTGCCGATCAAGCGATTGAAAATGCGATCACTAGTACCCAGCAATTGGGATTGGTATTGGTGCTGACCTATATCCTGTTGATGGTTGTTTTTATCCTGCTTATCAACAAATTAAAATCAGCTATCCGTTATGCGGCAGAGTATATTTCCCATATTCCTGACATGAATTTTTCTGCCATTGAATCTTCGAAGCTGAACGGTGAAATGGCGCCAGTGAAATTAGCCTTAGAAGACTGCCGAACTCAGCTCAAATCTAAACTGGATTTACTGACCCAAGAAAATCAAAAATTACATAAAGCCGCCTATCAAGATCCTGTGACTGGTTTTGGCAGTCGCCCACCTTTTACCACTAAATTAGAAAGCATCAGTAACCGCAGCATCCCACAACTCGGGCTGTTAGCCATGGTCAAAGCGACTGAGCTTTCCCATGTGAACCAATTGCAAGGCCGCTCTGCGGGTGATGATTATCTTGCGAGTGTTGCCAATTGCATTCGTAAGGCTTGTTCAAAATATCCCGATTCTGAGTGTTACCGTGTCTCCAGTGCAGATTTTGCGATTTTTTTACCTGACTTAGTGTTAAAAGACGGCCCTAAGTTTTTAGAACAACTTAAAGTGTTCCTCGATGAATACCAGCAGATGACCAGAGCCGAATCGGTGGCGCACATTGGCTTAGTACCTTATCAACAGGGGACCGATCCCGTTAATTTGCTCTCCTTAGCGGACACCGCCGTCAGTATTGCGCAAACCTTAGGTCCCAATAGTTTCCATATTCAAGAGAAACTCAACGGCGACGAGCAGTTTGGGGATGACCGTTGGAAAGTGGCAATCAATGATTTAATCACCCGCCAAGCGTTGAAGTTTTTCCAACAGCCGATTCAACCTTGCCGCAATGATGTCGAGGTCTATCGCGAACTACTCGCACGTTTTTACAACAACGAAGGCAAGTTTTTACCCACCACTACAGTCATCGCCATGGCCGAACGCCACGGCATGAGCACCGAATTAGATAAATTAGTGGTGATCAGCACATTAAGAATGCTTAAAGAAAATCCGACCATTAGCGGCAACTTTGGCGTCAATATCAGCGCCTTTTCGGCCCATCAAGAATTGTTTGTTGGCTGGTTAAGGGATGTGTTGAGTAAGCATAAATACATCGCTTCTCGCCTAGTGTTTGAGATCAACGAATCCGGTATGCAGGCCAATTTAGGCGCCAGCTATAAGTTTGTTCGAGAAGTCCATAGTGTCGGTTCACGGGTCTCAATTGAGCGCTTTGGAATGAGCTTTACCTCCTTCAAATTCTTCAGTGAAGTGCGTCCAGACTACATTAAGCTCGATGGCAGCTACACCTCATCAATCGATGAAGACAGCAATAATAAGTTCTTCGTACGGATGATGGTCGATGTGGCACGACGCATCGGCATTCGAGTAATCGCCACCAGTGTCGAGCGCCAAGAGGAAAAACTGACCCTCGAAAAACTCCTCGTCGATGGTTTGCAGGGCTATTATATTGCCCAGCCACAGGCCATTACCTTAACTGACCAAATTTAA
- the rsxA gene encoding electron transport complex subunit RsxA, which translates to MSEYLLLLISTVLVNNFVLVKFLGLCPFMGVSSKLESAIGMSMATTFVLTLASILSYLVNQYLLLPFDLSYLRTMSFILVIAVVVQFTEMVVQKTSASLHRALGIYLPLITTNCAVLGVALLNVNEKHDFIQSAIYGFGAAVGFSLVLILFSAMRERLAAADVPMPFKGGAIAMITAGLMSLAFMGFTGLVK; encoded by the coding sequence ATGAGTGAATATCTCCTGTTGTTGATCAGCACCGTACTGGTCAACAATTTCGTATTAGTGAAATTCTTAGGTTTATGTCCTTTTATGGGGGTCTCCAGTAAATTGGAGTCCGCTATTGGCATGTCCATGGCGACCACCTTCGTGTTGACCTTGGCATCCATTCTCAGTTACCTCGTCAACCAATATCTATTATTGCCTTTTGACCTCAGCTACTTGCGTACCATGAGCTTTATTCTGGTCATTGCCGTGGTGGTGCAATTTACTGAGATGGTGGTGCAAAAAACCAGTGCCTCCCTACACCGAGCGCTCGGGATCTATCTGCCATTGATCACCACTAACTGTGCCGTACTGGGTGTGGCCCTGTTAAACGTGAACGAGAAACACGATTTTATTCAGTCAGCTATCTATGGTTTTGGGGCTGCAGTAGGTTTTTCCTTAGTGTTAATTCTGTTTTCCGCGATGCGCGAACGTTTAGCGGCCGCTGATGTGCCCATGCCGTTTAAGGGCGGCGCTATCGCCATGATCACCGCAGGCTTAATGTCTTTAGCCTTTATGGGATTCACAGGATTGGTTAAATAG